A stretch of uncultured Methanobrevibacter sp. DNA encodes these proteins:
- a CDS encoding 50S ribosomal protein L18e — protein sequence MVKKIIKTNPNLIELINKLNKQSKSEDAAIWKDVADKLSRSNRRTAEVNLSDIARYAEAGETVLVPGKVLSNGDLTEKVDVVALKFSAKAQEKIESAGGECISIDEIIESNPKGSNIRIME from the coding sequence ATGGTTAAGAAAATTATCAAAACTAATCCTAACCTTATTGAACTTATTAATAAACTTAATAAACAATCAAAAAGTGAAGATGCAGCTATTTGGAAAGATGTTGCAGATAAACTTTCTAGGTCTAACAGAAGAACTGCTGAAGTAAATTTATCTGATATTGCAAGATACGCTGAAGCAGGTGAAACTGTTTTAGTACCGGGAAAAGTTTTATCAAATGGTGATTTAACAGAAAAAGTAGATGTAGTAGCATTAAAATTCTCAGCTAAAGCACAAGAAAAAATCGAAAGTGCTGGTGGAGAATGCATCTCAATTGACGAGATAATCGAATCAAATCCTAAAGGATCAAACATTAGGATCATGGAATAA
- a CDS encoding 4Fe-4S dicluster domain-containing protein, whose product MAKVTIDYDKCDGADCAECADVCPMEVLVLEGDKIVIVDPEECSYCEVCMDVCPNECVKIEDDD is encoded by the coding sequence ATGGCTAAAGTAACTATTGACTATGATAAATGTGATGGTGCAGACTGTGCAGAATGTGCTGATGTTTGTCCTATGGAAGTTTTAGTTCTTGAAGGAGACAAAATAGTAATTGTTGATCCTGAAGAATGTAGTTATTGTGAAGTATGTATGGACGTATGTCCAAATGAATGTGTAAAAATTGAAGATGATGATTAA
- a CDS encoding DNA-directed RNA polymerase subunit N has translation MIPIRCLSCGKPVSAYFDEYNKRVAAGEKSKDVLDDLGLNRYCCRRMLISHVETWE, from the coding sequence ATGATTCCTATAAGATGTTTAAGTTGTGGAAAACCTGTTTCAGCTTACTTTGATGAATATAATAAAAGAGTAGCTGCAGGTGAAAAGTCAAAAGATGTTTTGGATGACTTAGGTTTAAACAGATACTGTTGCAGAAGAATGTTAATTTCCCATGTAGAAACCTGGGAATAG
- a CDS encoding DUF2207 domain-containing protein, whose product MSADDDKSYTIDQAFIDLTVASNGLLHVDEQFDYTFKGTYNGVYRDIPLKSGESIDNIKVSAIGAYPVLKQSEENGQKHLKIFLYADEAHTKKIHDCSVSVFISYDMKNVVTLFNDVGALQYKIWGDEWDVGVGSVITSITLPGNKNNTYFLNPGEYTVNKNSNGTTITAETTSIPRGEIYEALILMPLSDFKDATYAKHVNEDGKDKILKNLNDSISSRNFWNTTYLILGLLSILSPIGAIFTYLKYGREPKVDYDGIYERELPSNDSPEIINALIDNKDSIGKPNMKGFQASIMNLIDRGALRMETQENMDSEEKILLIDFNNVDNADLSLSEKSLVNALYPFAENEILNLSSLNDKLSSQRNAKSFQEDYNTWADHVKKESSSKRSEYFDDRGSTLISAIGFLGLAFGVVIAILGFLTELGNGYISILGGGFLIVFLLALMFVPEDIFGRWTKEGRLFYLKWSNFKKFLKDNSLIKEHPPESIVIWKKYLIYGAALGVADNVFKSMKMHVPDISDYDDGIFLYHYYGGYYVFSQAFKTSESAANPSSGSGGFGGFGGGSGGGGGGAF is encoded by the coding sequence GTGTCTGCTGATGACGATAAAAGTTATACGATTGACCAGGCTTTCATAGATTTGACCGTCGCAAGTAATGGATTGCTTCATGTAGACGAGCAATTTGATTATACTTTTAAGGGAACTTATAATGGTGTTTATAGGGATATTCCTCTAAAGTCCGGTGAAAGCATTGACAATATTAAAGTATCGGCTATCGGTGCCTATCCTGTTCTTAAACAAAGCGAAGAGAATGGACAAAAACACCTTAAGATATTTTTATATGCTGATGAAGCACACACTAAAAAGATTCATGATTGTTCAGTATCTGTTTTCATCAGTTATGATATGAAAAACGTTGTAACATTATTTAATGATGTAGGTGCTCTTCAATATAAAATCTGGGGAGATGAATGGGATGTAGGGGTAGGTAGTGTAATAACATCAATCACTCTTCCAGGCAATAAAAACAACACTTACTTTTTAAACCCTGGGGAATACACGGTTAACAAAAATTCAAATGGAACTACTATTACTGCTGAAACCACTTCTATTCCTAGGGGTGAAATATATGAAGCACTTATCTTAATGCCTTTATCAGATTTCAAAGATGCAACTTATGCAAAGCATGTTAATGAGGATGGTAAAGATAAGATTCTTAAAAATTTAAATGACAGCATAAGCAGCAGGAACTTTTGGAACACGACATATTTGATTTTAGGGTTATTATCTATCTTAAGTCCAATTGGAGCCATTTTTACATATTTGAAATATGGTAGGGAACCTAAAGTTGATTATGATGGTATATATGAAAGGGAATTACCTTCAAATGATTCTCCAGAGATAATTAATGCACTTATAGACAATAAGGATTCAATTGGAAAGCCCAATATGAAAGGATTCCAGGCATCTATCATGAATCTCATTGATAGGGGAGCTCTCCGGATGGAAACACAGGAAAACATGGATTCGGAGGAAAAAATTCTGTTAATAGATTTCAACAATGTTGACAATGCCGATTTGTCTTTAAGTGAAAAAAGTCTTGTTAATGCATTGTATCCATTTGCTGAAAATGAAATTCTGAATTTGTCTTCTTTAAATGATAAACTGTCTTCACAGCGTAATGCTAAAAGTTTTCAGGAGGATTACAATACTTGGGCAGATCATGTTAAAAAAGAAAGCAGCAGTAAACGGTCAGAATACTTTGATGATAGGGGTTCTACATTAATATCTGCTATTGGTTTTTTAGGTCTGGCTTTTGGAGTTGTTATAGCTATTTTGGGATTTTTAACTGAACTTGGCAACGGCTATATTTCAATTTTGGGTGGAGGATTCCTGATAGTCTTTTTATTGGCTTTGATGTTTGTTCCTGAAGACATATTCGGAAGATGGACAAAAGAAGGTCGACTATTCTATCTTAAATGGTCAAACTTTAAGAAATTTTTAAAGGATAACAGTTTAATTAAAGAGCACCCTCCCGAATCAATAGTCATTTGGAAAAAATACTTGATTTATGGTGCTGCTCTGGGAGTAGCAGACAATGTTTTCAAATCCATGAAAATGCATGTGCCTGATATTTCAGATTATGATGATGGTATCTTCCTGTATCATTATTATGGAGGATATTATGTATTTAGTCAGGCATTCAAGACAAGTGAATCTGCAGCAAATCCTTCATCCGGTTCAGGTGGCTTCGGTGGATTTGGCGGAGGATCTGGAGGGGGAGGAGGTGGAGCATTCTAG
- a CDS encoding DNA-directed RNA polymerase subunit K — protein sequence MEVIFMDVEKKLTRFERARILGARAIQISMGAKPLVDIKDSLDPIDIAYEELKAGVLPLDVIRDE from the coding sequence ATGGAAGTAATATTCATGGATGTTGAAAAAAAATTAACAAGGTTTGAAAGAGCTAGAATTCTCGGAGCTAGAGCAATTCAAATATCTATGGGAGCCAAACCATTAGTGGATATTAAAGACTCCTTAGATCCTATTGATATAGCTTACGAAGAACTTAAAGCTGGAGTTTTACCATTAGATGTTATTAGAGATGAATAG
- a CDS encoding isopentenyl phosphate kinase — protein MIILKIGGSILTNKDAVSEVDTKSLKRIASEIKSSLDNSFKELIIVHGAGSFGHPPAKKYKIGEKFDESEYPQKRIGFCETQNAVKKLNMYICEAFIDEGLPVVAIPASSFMRATNKRITDGNLDSFKRYLEKGFIPVIYGDVVLDDELEICVISGDQLIQYLAKNLNPDMVVLGTDVDGVYNKNPKTHDDAIFFDKFSSLDDLDTLEGTTNVDVTGGMVGKIKELLYLADLGIESKIINAEVEDNVFKVLENEKVKGTVISRGN, from the coding sequence ATGATAATTTTAAAAATTGGTGGAAGCATTTTAACCAATAAGGATGCTGTTAGTGAAGTCGACACTAAAAGTCTTAAAAGAATAGCATCTGAGATTAAATCTTCACTTGATAATTCATTCAAGGAATTGATTATTGTTCATGGTGCTGGGTCTTTTGGACATCCGCCTGCTAAAAAATATAAGATTGGCGAAAAATTTGACGAATCCGAGTATCCTCAAAAAAGAATAGGTTTCTGCGAAACTCAAAATGCCGTTAAAAAATTAAATATGTATATCTGTGAAGCTTTCATTGATGAAGGCTTACCTGTAGTAGCAATTCCGGCTTCTAGTTTTATGAGGGCTACTAATAAAAGAATCACTGATGGTAATCTTGATAGCTTTAAAAGATATTTAGAGAAAGGTTTTATTCCTGTTATTTATGGGGATGTTGTCTTGGATGACGAGTTGGAAATTTGTGTTATTTCTGGTGATCAGCTCATTCAGTACTTGGCGAAAAATCTCAACCCTGATATGGTCGTTTTGGGAACTGATGTTGATGGGGTTTACAATAAGAATCCTAAAACACACGATGACGCAATTTTTTTCGATAAATTTTCATCTTTAGATGATTTGGATACTTTAGAAGGAACAACCAATGTTGATGTAACTGGTGGTATGGTTGGAAAAATTAAAGAACTTTTATATTTGGCTGATTTAGGGATTGAATCTAAAATAATAAATGCTGAAGTTGAAGATAATGTTTTCAAAGTTTTGGAAAATGAAAAAGTGAAAGGGACAGTAATTTCAAGGGGAAATTAA
- the rpsB gene encoding 30S ribosomal protein S2, whose protein sequence is MVNDELLIDLDNYLAAGLHIGTQQKTSDMEKYIFRVRSDGLYVLDIQKTDERIRQIAKLLAKYDPEDILVVATRQYGQAPVKKFGEITGAKTIPGRFIPGTLTNPNYAKFIEPKIIVVTDPRSDAQAVLESKQNGIPVVALCDTENLLSFVDIAVPVNNKGRKAIALVYWLLARQILRERGDLPEDGDLDIDATDFELKF, encoded by the coding sequence ATGGTAAATGATGAACTTTTAATTGATTTAGATAATTATTTAGCAGCAGGTTTACATATCGGAACCCAACAAAAAACAAGCGATATGGAAAAATACATTTTCAGAGTTAGATCTGACGGTTTATATGTATTAGATATTCAAAAAACTGATGAAAGAATCAGACAAATTGCAAAATTATTAGCAAAATACGACCCTGAAGACATTTTAGTAGTGGCTACCCGTCAATACGGTCAAGCTCCTGTTAAAAAATTCGGTGAAATCACTGGTGCAAAAACCATTCCAGGCAGATTCATCCCAGGTACTTTAACTAATCCTAATTATGCAAAATTCATTGAACCAAAAATCATTGTTGTAACTGACCCAAGATCTGATGCACAAGCAGTTTTAGAATCCAAACAAAATGGAATTCCTGTTGTTGCTTTATGTGATACTGAAAACTTACTCAGTTTTGTTGATATTGCTGTACCTGTAAACAACAAAGGTAGAAAAGCTATCGCATTAGTTTACTGGTTACTTGCAAGACAAATTTTAAGAGAAAGAGGAGATCTCCCTGAAGACGGTGACTTGGATATTGATGCAACTGACTTTGAACTTAAATTTTAA
- the eno gene encoding phosphopyruvate hydratase, whose translation MNSIIEDVQVRKILDSRGNPTVEVDVITWNSSGRAAAPSGASTGSREVVSFPEGGVDTVVSEMEDFIASELIGMDAEDMETIDEVLKEIDGTDNLSAIGGNTTVAISMAVAKAAASSYNMPLYKYIGGNLVNELPFPLGNMMNGGAHAGINAPDIQEFLVVPVGATNVSDAIFANASVHKKLKELIQIKDSNFTGGKGDEGGWVPNITNADALEIQAQACEEVGDELGIEIRPSLDMAASELWDADKQKYVYAQDNIERDTGDQIDFVKDIIETYNMFYVEDPFDESDFDGFAQLTAKVGNKCLVCGDDLFVTNKDILAKGIEMNAANAIIIKPNQIGSLSETYATVKLAKENGIVPVVSHRSGETTDETIAHLAVGFASPMIKTGAIGGERIAKLNELIRIEEELPNPKMGSF comes from the coding sequence TTGAATAGTATAATAGAAGATGTCCAAGTTCGTAAGATTTTGGACAGCAGAGGAAACCCTACTGTTGAAGTAGATGTGATTACTTGGAATAGTTCCGGTAGAGCTGCTGCACCAAGTGGAGCAAGTACAGGTTCTAGAGAAGTAGTGTCATTTCCTGAAGGTGGAGTAGATACTGTTGTAAGTGAAATGGAAGATTTCATAGCTTCTGAACTCATTGGTATGGATGCTGAAGATATGGAAACCATTGATGAAGTATTGAAAGAAATTGATGGAACTGACAATTTGTCTGCTATTGGCGGTAATACAACTGTAGCTATTTCTATGGCTGTAGCTAAGGCAGCGGCTTCCTCTTATAACATGCCATTATATAAGTACATCGGTGGAAATTTAGTTAATGAATTACCATTCCCATTGGGAAATATGATGAATGGAGGAGCACATGCAGGAATTAATGCACCTGATATTCAGGAATTCTTGGTTGTTCCTGTCGGAGCTACCAATGTCAGTGATGCAATTTTTGCCAATGCATCCGTTCATAAAAAATTAAAAGAATTAATTCAAATTAAAGATTCAAATTTCACTGGTGGAAAAGGAGATGAAGGAGGATGGGTACCAAACATCACTAATGCTGATGCTTTAGAGATTCAAGCTCAAGCTTGTGAAGAGGTTGGTGATGAATTGGGTATTGAAATTAGACCTTCATTAGATATGGCTGCTTCCGAATTATGGGATGCGGATAAGCAGAAATATGTTTATGCTCAGGATAATATTGAAAGGGATACTGGAGACCAGATTGATTTCGTTAAAGATATTATTGAAACATATAACATGTTTTATGTTGAAGACCCATTTGATGAGTCCGATTTCGATGGATTCGCTCAATTAACAGCAAAAGTAGGTAACAAATGTCTTGTTTGTGGTGATGACTTGTTCGTAACAAACAAGGATATTTTGGCTAAAGGCATTGAAATGAATGCTGCAAACGCTATCATTATAAAACCAAATCAAATAGGTTCATTATCTGAAACTTATGCTACAGTAAAATTAGCAAAGGAAAATGGTATTGTACCTGTTGTTTCCCATAGATCTGGTGAAACTACTGATGAAACCATTGCTCATTTGGCAGTTGGTTTTGCTTCACCAATGATTAAAACTGGGGCTATTGGTGGTGAAAGGATAGCTAAATTAAATGAGCTAATTCGTATCGAAGAAGAACTTCCTAATCCAAAAATGGGGTCATTTTAA
- a CDS encoding 30S ribosomal protein S13 yields the protein MEDEFKHLVRISRKDVSGNKTIEQALTEIKGVGISLSKTMCRTLDLDLESKIGYIADEDVLRIEEILENPQKFDIPSWMLNRREDYETGDDIHLIESDLDMTLRDDLNRMKKTRSYKGRRHEVGLPVRGQRTKSTFRKSSSVGVKRSRG from the coding sequence ATGGAAGACGAATTTAAGCACTTAGTGCGTATTTCAAGAAAGGATGTAAGTGGTAATAAAACCATTGAACAAGCTTTAACCGAAATTAAAGGTGTTGGAATATCTTTATCTAAAACTATGTGCCGTACTTTAGACTTAGATTTAGAATCTAAAATTGGATACATTGCTGACGAAGATGTTTTAAGAATTGAAGAAATTTTAGAAAATCCTCAGAAATTTGACATTCCATCATGGATGTTAAACAGAAGAGAAGATTACGAAACTGGTGACGATATTCATTTAATTGAATCTGATCTTGACATGACTTTAAGAGATGATTTAAACAGGATGAAAAAGACCAGAAGTTACAAAGGTAGAAGACACGAAGTTGGTTTACCTGTTAGAGGTCAAAGAACCAAATCTACTTTCAGAAAAAGTTCTTCAGTTGGTGTAAAACGTTCACGTGGATAG
- the mvk gene encoding mevalonate kinase, protein MIAKASAPAKTILFGEHSVVYGEPAIAGAVNKRAYITIRESNNDRSVFKAPDIGFEAELLTRHKKYILTKGKPGIIRYILEALYKAHDHSPIEITLSSNVPIGSGLGSSAAVTVATLAALYRYHNIRFDKKSLAHDAHMVEQAVQGVASPLDTLVSTYGGIVYLSRNKKIEHINAKFNVPFVVGYTTKHGNTGKMVKDVKNLKMRNPKIINPVITAMGNLTNYAKQAILKGDFDKVGELMNINHGFLDVLGVNTLELSRMVYNAREAGAIGSKTTGAGGGGSIIALCPGKVDEVAHAIARDDNILKIRFTRKGVSSRFYK, encoded by the coding sequence ATGATAGCTAAAGCTTCTGCTCCCGCAAAAACTATTTTATTTGGTGAACACTCTGTAGTTTATGGAGAACCTGCTATAGCAGGTGCAGTTAATAAAAGGGCTTATATAACAATTAGAGAATCTAACAATGATCGTTCTGTTTTTAAAGCTCCTGATATAGGTTTTGAAGCTGAATTGTTAACACGTCATAAGAAATACATTTTAACAAAAGGAAAACCAGGTATTATTAGATATATTTTAGAAGCTCTTTACAAAGCTCACGACCACTCTCCAATTGAGATTACATTATCATCAAATGTTCCTATTGGTTCTGGATTGGGATCATCTGCTGCAGTTACTGTAGCTACTCTTGCTGCTTTATACAGGTATCATAATATCCGTTTTGATAAGAAATCTCTTGCTCATGATGCCCATATGGTTGAACAGGCCGTTCAAGGCGTGGCCAGCCCATTGGATACTTTAGTTTCTACATATGGTGGAATTGTTTACTTGTCCAGAAATAAGAAAATCGAACATATCAACGCTAAATTTAATGTTCCATTTGTTGTAGGATACACAACTAAACACGGAAACACAGGAAAGATGGTTAAGGATGTAAAAAATTTAAAAATGAGAAATCCTAAAATCATAAACCCTGTCATTACTGCAATGGGTAATTTAACCAATTATGCTAAACAGGCTATTTTGAAAGGAGATTTTGACAAAGTTGGAGAATTGATGAATATTAATCATGGATTTTTAGATGTTTTAGGTGTTAATACATTGGAATTATCTCGTATGGTTTATAATGCAAGAGAAGCAGGAGCTATCGGTTCTAAAACTACTGGAGCTGGTGGTGGAGGTAGTATTATTGCACTTTGTCCGGGTAAAGTTGATGAAGTTGCACATGCTATTGCTCGTGATGATAATATATTAAAAATCAGATTTACTCGAAAAGGAGTTTCTTCTAGGTTTTATAAGTGA
- a CDS encoding 30S ribosomal protein S9: MVKVIHTSGKRKTAIARGTVQEGTGKVRINRIPLELYSPELANLKLQEPLTLAGDLANEVDINIRVFGGGVMGQAEAARMVIAKGLVQWSQDMDLKEKFIQYDRTMLVGDPRRSEPKKYGGPGARARKQKSYR; this comes from the coding sequence ATGGTTAAAGTTATTCATACAAGTGGAAAACGTAAAACAGCTATCGCAAGAGGTACTGTTCAAGAAGGAACCGGTAAAGTTAGAATTAACAGAATTCCTTTAGAACTTTATTCTCCAGAGCTTGCTAACTTAAAATTACAAGAACCATTAACTTTAGCTGGAGATTTAGCTAATGAAGTGGATATTAATATCCGTGTTTTTGGTGGAGGAGTAATGGGTCAAGCTGAAGCTGCACGTATGGTTATTGCTAAAGGACTTGTACAATGGTCTCAAGACATGGATTTAAAAGAAAAATTCATTCAATATGACAGAACCATGTTAGTAGGTGACCCAAGACGTTCTGAACCTAAAAAATATGGTGGTCCTGGAGCAAGAGCTCGTAAACAAAAAAGTTACAGATAA
- a CDS encoding 30S ribosomal protein S4, giving the protein MGQPRKSRKKYNTPPHPWNAERIKNENKLMTKYGLKNKKEIWKADTLVRRYSREARYLLGFSADQMQEEKLELLGHLARTGVLPEGAALEDILDLNVEDILRRRLQTIVYKKGLARTPKEARMFVVHGHITLNGKKINSPSYVVLKGQEDEIGFYRSSPVAKQIEEYNKNKDDKANTEE; this is encoded by the coding sequence ATGGGACAACCTAGAAAATCAAGGAAAAAGTATAATACACCACCTCATCCTTGGAATGCAGAAAGAATTAAAAATGAAAATAAATTAATGACTAAATATGGTTTAAAAAACAAAAAAGAGATTTGGAAAGCTGATACTTTAGTCAGAAGATACAGTAGGGAAGCAAGATACTTACTTGGTTTTTCCGCTGATCAAATGCAAGAAGAAAAATTAGAATTATTAGGACACTTAGCTAGAACCGGTGTTTTGCCAGAAGGTGCTGCTCTTGAAGATATTTTAGATTTAAATGTTGAAGATATCTTAAGAAGAAGATTACAAACTATTGTATATAAAAAAGGTTTAGCTCGTACTCCTAAAGAAGCAAGAATGTTTGTTGTACACGGTCACATAACTTTAAACGGTAAAAAAATCAATTCACCAAGTTATGTAGTATTGAAAGGTCAAGAAGATGAAATCGGTTTCTACCGTTCTTCACCTGTAGCAAAACAAATTGAAGAGTACAACAAAAATAAGGATGATAAAGCTAATACAGAAGAATAA
- a CDS encoding 30S ribosomal protein S11 — MAKDEKWGIANIYSSFNNTIITVTDITGAETISQWSGGKVVRADRQQASPFAAMAAATRIADDAKEKGFVGLHIKVRAPGGNGPRSPGPGAQATIRALARAGIKIGKIEDITPIPHDGTGRPGGKRGRRV; from the coding sequence ATGGCAAAAGATGAAAAATGGGGTATAGCTAATATTTACTCATCATTCAATAACACTATTATTACTGTAACAGATATTACTGGTGCTGAAACTATTTCACAATGGTCCGGTGGAAAAGTTGTTCGTGCAGACAGACAACAAGCTTCACCTTTCGCAGCTATGGCTGCAGCAACCAGAATAGCTGATGATGCTAAAGAAAAAGGATTTGTAGGATTACATATTAAAGTAAGAGCTCCTGGTGGAAATGGACCTAGAAGTCCAGGACCTGGTGCACAAGCTACTATTCGTGCTTTAGCAAGAGCTGGAATTAAAATAGGTAAGATAGAAGATATCACTCCTATTCCTCACGATGGTACTGGAAGACCTGGTGGTAAAAGAGGAAGAAGAGTCTAA
- a CDS encoding 50S ribosomal protein L13: MIIDGEGCVLGRLASVTSKNLLEGEEVVILNAEKIMLTGNKEWAYAKYKQRVDRASISNPRDLGPKYPRRPDDIFRRTVRGMLPFKKSKGKTAYKGLKAFVGVPAEYADAELTAVPEAEYKNIKKGIELGEISKLLGATF; the protein is encoded by the coding sequence ATGATTATTGATGGAGAAGGATGCGTTTTAGGAAGATTAGCTAGTGTAACTAGTAAAAATCTTTTAGAAGGCGAAGAAGTAGTAATTCTTAATGCTGAAAAAATTATGTTAACTGGTAATAAAGAATGGGCTTATGCTAAATACAAACAAAGAGTCGACAGGGCAAGTATTTCTAACCCTCGTGACTTAGGTCCTAAATATCCTAGAAGACCAGATGATATATTTAGAAGAACTGTAAGAGGAATGTTACCTTTCAAAAAATCCAAAGGTAAAACCGCATACAAAGGATTAAAAGCTTTTGTTGGTGTACCTGCAGAATATGCAGATGCTGAACTCACTGCAGTTCCTGAAGCAGAATACAAAAATATTAAAAAAGGTATCGAATTAGGAGAAATCTCCAAACTTTTAGGAGCTACCTTTTAG
- the amrB gene encoding AmmeMemoRadiSam system protein B, with protein sequence MLRKPAVAGAFYPDNPNELRKLIESCFLESGEIPNLNTFEGNDYPIHVMVPHAGYQYSGAIAAKGYCKIVQNGFPEVFIILSPNHTGFGSEISVFNEGEWITPFGNVEVDSEFADEIISISDIASADFHAHLREHSIEVQLPFLQYFSNDFKIVPITMGSQTFSASSDLAKSIFEAGNKLGKSYCIIASTDLSHFNNQEKANKVDGFVLDDISEMNEFKLFEEVIQFNITMCGYGPVMTAISLSKMSGKKDCEILGYRTSGDVTGDYSSVVGYASGIFK encoded by the coding sequence ATGTTAAGAAAACCTGCTGTTGCTGGAGCTTTTTATCCAGATAATCCAAATGAGCTTAGAAAGCTAATTGAAAGTTGTTTTTTAGAGAGTGGGGAAATTCCTAATCTCAACACTTTTGAAGGTAATGATTATCCTATTCATGTTATGGTTCCTCATGCAGGTTATCAATATTCTGGTGCAATAGCTGCTAAAGGCTATTGCAAAATAGTTCAAAATGGTTTTCCTGAAGTTTTTATTATTTTGAGTCCTAACCACACAGGTTTTGGTAGTGAAATTTCTGTTTTCAATGAGGGAGAATGGATTACCCCTTTTGGTAATGTTGAAGTTGACAGTGAATTTGCGGATGAAATCATTTCTATATCAGACATAGCATCTGCCGATTTTCATGCTCATCTTCGTGAACACAGTATTGAAGTTCAGCTACCATTTTTACAATATTTCTCTAATGATTTCAAAATAGTTCCGATTACTATGGGTTCTCAAACATTTTCCGCTTCAAGCGATTTGGCCAAATCAATTTTTGAGGCTGGAAATAAGTTGGGTAAATCCTATTGTATTATTGCAAGTACTGATTTGTCTCATTTCAACAATCAGGAAAAAGCAAACAAGGTGGATGGTTTTGTTTTAGATGACATTAGTGAAATGAATGAATTTAAACTTTTTGAAGAGGTTATACAATTCAACATTACCATGTGCGGTTATGGTCCGGTAATGACAGCAATTTCTCTTTCTAAAATGTCTGGAAAGAAAGATTGTGAAATTCTAGGTTATAGAACTAGTGGTGATGTTACCGGAGATTATAGCTCTGTTGTAGGTTATGCTTCAGGCATTTTTAAATAA
- a CDS encoding DNA-directed RNA polymerase subunit D translates to MEIEIKSQSDDEIVFIVRDAEVPFINAIRRCAMVNVPKIAIEDVNIVRNDSAMFNEVLAHRLGLTPLVSNIEAIEGLPLPEDDGWEYNEETDSWADNLKKGVIFKLNEVGPKVVYSKDLISSDETIKPVYDTIPLVKLKDGEVLDIEAVAKVGYGKEHAKWMPTTVCAYKQYPEITFDEDKEVDYDCALACPRGVLKSDRRSKHIKILDIENCTMCKSCVRASSNGYINVGYRENDFIFRIETDGSMPPKEVLLKACDKLGEKAEKFIRFSEEGGSK, encoded by the coding sequence ATGGAGATAGAAATTAAAAGTCAAAGCGATGATGAAATTGTATTCATTGTTCGTGATGCAGAAGTACCATTTATTAATGCTATTAGAAGATGTGCAATGGTTAATGTACCTAAAATAGCTATTGAAGATGTAAACATTGTAAGAAATGATTCTGCTATGTTTAATGAGGTGCTTGCTCATAGACTTGGTTTAACTCCTTTAGTTTCCAATATTGAAGCAATTGAAGGTTTGCCTTTACCTGAAGATGATGGTTGGGAATACAATGAAGAAACTGATTCCTGGGCAGATAATCTTAAAAAAGGTGTTATATTCAAGTTAAATGAAGTTGGACCTAAAGTAGTTTATTCTAAGGATTTAATATCTTCAGACGAAACAATTAAACCAGTATACGATACTATTCCATTAGTAAAACTCAAAGATGGTGAAGTGCTAGATATTGAAGCTGTTGCAAAAGTAGGATATGGAAAAGAACATGCTAAATGGATGCCTACTACTGTATGTGCATACAAACAGTATCCTGAAATAACCTTTGATGAAGATAAGGAAGTAGATTATGACTGTGCATTGGCATGTCCAAGAGGTGTTTTAAAATCTGATAGGAGATCAAAACATATTAAGATTTTAGACATTGAAAACTGTACTATGTGTAAAAGCTGTGTAAGGGCTTCTTCTAATGGTTATATTAATGTAGGGTATCGTGAAAATGATTTCATATTTAGAATCGAAACTGATGGATCAATGCCTCCTAAAGAAGTTTTATTAAAAGCTTGTGACAAATTAGGTGAAAAAGCAGAAAAATTTATCAGATTTAGTGAAGAAGGAGGAAGTAAATAA